A single Kribbella aluminosa DNA region contains:
- a CDS encoding elongation factor G has product MEVLNLGILAHVDAGKTSLTERLLFAAGVIDAVGSVDDGSTQTDSLALERQRGITIKSAVAAFTIGELNINLIDTPGHPDFIAEVERALSVLDGAVLVISAVEGVQAQTRILMRTLQRLGIPTLIFVNKLDRSGAQYDGVLRQIATKLTPSIVPMGEAANLGTPEAAFKPIVQDDTLLDVLAEHDDDLLQRYVDGAPLALHDVLASQTRQAVVHPVYFGSAITGAGTDALTDGIRELLPRADTAAGPLDGTVFKVERGPAGEKIAYVRMFSGTASVRDRVRYGDTEGKITALETYGDTLSAGQIGKLWGLPDIKIGDTITDVQHRATTRRLQARFAPPTLETVVTPRRPSDKGNLQVALTQLAEQDPLINLRQDDLRQETYVSLYGEVQKEVIETTLATEYGIAVDFRETTTICIERITGTGEAVEFNKKDANPFLATVGLRVEPAPIDAGVTFELQVELGSMPYAFIKAVEETVRETLHQGLHGWQIPDAHVVMTHSGYSARQSHAHAVFDKSMSSTAGDFRFLTPLVLMAALQQAGTAVLEPMHRFRLEIPTATTRAVLAALARLRAIPQVPALAAETSTLEGEIPAAAVYELEQQLPALTRGEGVLESAFERYQAVTGHVPERPRTDHDPLNRQEYLLHVQRRV; this is encoded by the coding sequence GTGGAAGTACTGAACCTTGGGATCCTGGCGCATGTCGACGCCGGTAAGACCAGCCTGACCGAGCGGCTGCTGTTCGCCGCCGGAGTGATCGACGCGGTCGGCAGCGTCGACGACGGGAGTACCCAGACCGACTCGCTCGCGCTCGAACGGCAGCGCGGGATCACGATCAAGTCCGCGGTCGCCGCGTTCACGATCGGCGAGCTGAACATCAACCTCATCGACACCCCGGGCCACCCCGACTTCATTGCCGAGGTGGAGCGAGCGTTGAGCGTGCTCGACGGCGCGGTCCTGGTGATCTCGGCCGTGGAAGGCGTGCAGGCACAGACCCGGATCCTGATGCGGACCCTGCAACGGCTCGGCATCCCGACTCTGATCTTCGTCAACAAGCTCGACCGCTCCGGCGCGCAGTACGACGGCGTGCTCCGGCAGATCGCCACCAAACTGACGCCGAGCATCGTGCCGATGGGCGAGGCGGCCAACCTCGGCACACCGGAGGCGGCGTTCAAGCCGATCGTCCAGGACGACACGCTCCTCGACGTTCTCGCCGAGCACGACGACGACCTCCTCCAGCGGTACGTCGACGGCGCACCACTCGCGCTGCACGACGTACTCGCGAGCCAGACCCGCCAGGCGGTCGTGCACCCGGTGTACTTCGGGTCCGCGATCACCGGTGCCGGCACCGACGCACTCACGGACGGGATCCGCGAACTGCTCCCCCGCGCCGACACCGCAGCAGGTCCACTCGACGGCACGGTCTTCAAGGTCGAGCGCGGACCCGCCGGCGAGAAGATCGCGTACGTGCGGATGTTCTCCGGCACCGCGTCCGTCCGCGACCGCGTGCGGTACGGCGACACCGAAGGAAAGATCACCGCGCTCGAGACGTACGGCGACACGCTGAGCGCCGGGCAGATCGGCAAGCTCTGGGGCCTGCCGGACATCAAGATCGGCGACACCATCACCGATGTGCAGCATCGGGCAACCACCCGGCGGCTGCAGGCAAGGTTCGCGCCGCCCACGCTGGAGACCGTGGTGACGCCGCGGCGGCCGTCCGACAAGGGCAACCTGCAGGTCGCGCTGACCCAGCTGGCCGAGCAGGATCCGCTGATCAACCTGCGCCAGGACGACCTCCGCCAGGAGACGTACGTGTCGCTGTACGGCGAAGTACAGAAGGAGGTCATCGAGACGACGCTGGCCACCGAGTACGGGATCGCGGTGGACTTCCGGGAGACCACCACGATCTGCATCGAGCGGATCACCGGCACCGGGGAGGCCGTCGAGTTCAACAAGAAGGACGCGAACCCGTTCCTCGCCACGGTCGGGCTACGCGTCGAACCCGCGCCGATCGACGCGGGTGTCACGTTCGAGCTCCAGGTCGAACTCGGGTCGATGCCGTACGCGTTCATCAAGGCCGTCGAGGAGACCGTCCGCGAGACCCTGCACCAGGGCCTGCACGGCTGGCAGATCCCGGACGCCCACGTGGTGATGACGCACTCGGGGTACTCCGCCCGGCAGAGCCACGCGCATGCGGTGTTCGACAAGAGCATGTCGAGTACCGCCGGCGACTTCCGGTTCCTCACCCCGCTGGTCCTGATGGCAGCTCTCCAGCAGGCCGGCACGGCGGTGCTCGAGCCGATGCACCGCTTCCGGCTGGAGATCCCGACCGCCACGACCCGCGCCGTACTCGCGGCTCTCGCCCGGCTCCGGGCGATCCCGCAGGTGCCGGCGCTGGCCGCGGAGACCTCAACCCTGGAAGGAGAAATCCCCGCGGCCGCGGTGTACGAACTCGAGCAGCAGCTCCCCGCCCTGACCCGCGGCGAAGGCGTGCTGGAGTCGGCGTTCGAGCGCTACCAAGCGGTGACCGGCCACGTACCGGAGCGCCCGCGGACCGACCACGACCCGCTCAATCGGCAGGAGTACTTACTACACGTTCAGCGCCGGGTCTGA
- a CDS encoding amino acid kinase family protein produces MYRRLVLKLSGQAIAGSNEFGFSSDRLTHLATEVIALRGTGVQVAVVIGGGNVFRGTRRSSIAVSV; encoded by the coding sequence ATGTATCGCAGGCTCGTCCTCAAGCTTTCCGGGCAGGCGATCGCCGGCTCGAACGAGTTCGGTTTCAGCAGCGACCGGCTGACGCATCTCGCCACCGAGGTGATCGCGTTGCGCGGCACCGGTGTCCAGGTCGCGGTGGTGATCGGCGGCGGAAACGTGTTCCGCGGCACCAGGAGGTCATCGATCGCGGTCTCGGTGTGA
- a CDS encoding VOC family protein, which translates to MTDWRKLAQAWHTRFGTSSLADGAKFAQAVSADCPDPELRLGPTYVDVATQDPATAERISVLAAEHGLTADPSAVAQLEVGLDTADLVAIGPFWAAVLTGSADSFTGNDVMDPSRRVANVWFQGTTPHETPRQRFHLDLWLPPEVVPARIEAALAAGGKIVYDDEAPMFTVLADPQGNKVCLCTSEGR; encoded by the coding sequence ATGACGGATTGGCGGAAGCTCGCACAGGCATGGCACACCCGGTTCGGTACGTCGTCACTCGCCGACGGAGCGAAGTTCGCGCAGGCCGTGAGTGCGGACTGCCCCGATCCGGAGCTGCGCCTCGGGCCGACGTACGTCGACGTCGCGACGCAGGATCCCGCCACGGCGGAGCGGATCAGTGTGCTCGCCGCGGAGCACGGACTGACCGCTGACCCGTCGGCCGTCGCGCAGCTGGAGGTCGGGCTGGACACGGCGGACCTGGTGGCGATCGGGCCGTTCTGGGCGGCGGTGCTGACCGGGAGCGCGGACTCGTTCACGGGGAACGACGTCATGGATCCCAGCCGCCGGGTCGCGAACGTGTGGTTCCAGGGGACGACGCCGCACGAGACACCACGCCAGCGCTTCCACCTCGACCTGTGGCTGCCGCCCGAGGTCGTGCCGGCGCGGATCGAGGCCGCGCTCGCGGCCGGCGGCAAGATCGTGTACGACGACGAGGCCCCGATGTTCACCGTGCTCGCGGACCCGCAGGGCAACAAGGTCTGCTTGTGCACGTCGGAGGGCCGCTAG
- a CDS encoding small ribosomal subunit Rsm22 family protein yields MSSVDTQLHAALARALRGVPHHELRHRADALSHRYRAEQVGDATPGMSDALDALAYAVVRMPATFRALRAALAAVERHVDGPLTTHVDLGGGTGAAAWASAALRPDLAIEIVERQPAAVRLGQKLAAGNFSPHWRWTTADVRTWTTGRPVDLITIGYVLNELTTDARRELLYNATRHATTIVVVEPGTPHGHARTLEARALLIEHGFRIAAPCPHQRDCPADWCHFATRLPRTELHRLLKDGTRNFEDEKFTYVVATRHPVRPAAARVIARPASPKHRVVLDLCTSAGTAEQLVVPKSSPAYRAARSTSWGDVW; encoded by the coding sequence ATGTCCTCCGTGGACACCCAACTTCACGCTGCCCTCGCCCGTGCGCTGCGCGGCGTACCGCATCACGAACTGCGGCATAGAGCCGACGCGCTCTCGCACCGCTACCGCGCCGAGCAGGTCGGCGATGCGACGCCGGGGATGAGCGATGCGCTCGACGCTCTCGCGTACGCCGTCGTACGGATGCCGGCCACCTTCCGCGCTCTGCGGGCGGCGCTCGCGGCTGTCGAGCGCCATGTCGACGGGCCGCTGACCACCCACGTCGATCTCGGCGGTGGCACCGGCGCCGCGGCCTGGGCGTCCGCGGCGCTCCGGCCGGACCTCGCGATCGAGATCGTCGAACGCCAGCCCGCGGCCGTCCGCCTCGGGCAGAAGCTTGCCGCGGGCAACTTCTCGCCCCACTGGCGGTGGACGACCGCCGACGTCCGTACGTGGACCACCGGCCGTCCCGTCGACCTGATCACGATCGGGTACGTCCTCAACGAGCTGACCACCGACGCCCGCCGCGAACTGCTGTACAACGCGACCCGCCACGCCACGACGATCGTCGTCGTCGAGCCCGGCACCCCGCACGGCCACGCCCGTACCCTGGAAGCCCGTGCCCTGCTGATCGAGCACGGCTTCCGGATCGCCGCGCCGTGCCCGCACCAGCGCGACTGCCCGGCCGACTGGTGTCACTTCGCGACCCGCTTGCCACGGACCGAGCTGCACCGGCTCCTGAAGGACGGCACCCGGAACTTCGAGGACGAGAAGTTCACGTACGTCGTGGCGACCCGGCACCCGGTCCGCCCCGCCGCGGCGCGGGTGATCGCCCGCCCGGCGAGCCCGAAGCACCGGGTCGTGCTCGATCTCTGTACGTCGGCCGGCACCGCGGAGCAACTCGTCGTACCGAAGTCGTCGCCCGCCTATCGCGCCGCGCGCAGTACGAGCTGGGGTGATGTTTGGTAG
- a CDS encoding LacI family DNA-binding transcriptional regulator, which produces MSPKEAAAPTISSVAALAGVSRATVSRAFSNPRVLRADTVTRVREAAAQLRYVPNPTAQALSTGRHGLLAMIVPDIANPFFPPLIGAAQGRAETAGLALLLGNTDEDPAREHTMVGRLAPQADGFVLAASRMSERQIRELAERRPVVLVNRDLAGLPRVLVDSADGVRAAVEHLAELGHTRIAYLAGPSRSWANAQRRKAVKRSAERAGIEAVMLPGQVSNYDAGMQAVPALLNTRATAAVAFDDVLAHGVLAGLVQHGLSVPDDLSIVGCDDVLKAQVYPPLTTVSSHAADAGAAAVDLLLQRLEDPDAPDRRVLLSTSLIIRATTAAAARS; this is translated from the coding sequence ATGTCACCGAAGGAGGCTGCGGCGCCGACGATCAGCAGCGTCGCGGCGCTCGCCGGGGTGTCGCGGGCGACGGTCTCGCGGGCGTTCAGCAATCCGCGGGTACTGCGTGCCGACACCGTAACGCGGGTCCGGGAGGCCGCGGCGCAGCTCAGGTACGTGCCGAACCCGACGGCGCAGGCACTGTCGACCGGGCGCCACGGGCTGCTCGCGATGATCGTGCCGGACATCGCGAACCCGTTCTTCCCGCCGCTGATCGGTGCCGCGCAGGGGCGGGCGGAAACGGCCGGGCTGGCGCTGCTGCTCGGCAACACCGACGAGGACCCGGCACGCGAACACACCATGGTCGGCAGGCTCGCCCCGCAGGCCGACGGCTTCGTCCTGGCCGCGAGCCGGATGAGCGAACGGCAGATCCGCGAACTGGCCGAGCGGCGTCCCGTCGTCCTGGTGAACCGCGACCTCGCCGGCCTGCCGCGGGTGCTCGTCGACAGCGCAGACGGCGTCCGCGCGGCAGTCGAGCACCTCGCGGAGCTCGGCCATACCCGGATCGCCTATCTGGCCGGGCCGTCGCGGTCCTGGGCGAACGCACAGCGCAGGAAGGCAGTGAAACGGTCCGCGGAACGGGCCGGCATCGAAGCGGTCATGCTGCCCGGCCAGGTCTCGAACTACGACGCCGGGATGCAGGCCGTGCCCGCTCTGCTGAACACCCGCGCTACTGCAGCCGTCGCCTTCGACGACGTACTCGCCCACGGGGTGCTGGCCGGGCTGGTGCAGCACGGCCTCTCGGTGCCGGACGACCTGAGCATCGTCGGCTGCGACGACGTACTGAAGGCCCAGGTGTATCCGCCGCTCACCACGGTCTCGTCCCACGCAGCCGACGCCGGCGCCGCGGCCGTCGACCTCCTCCTCCAGCGCCTGGAGGACCCGGACGCCCCCGACCGCCGGGTACTCCTCAGCACCTCGCTGATCATCCGCGCGACCACCGCCGCAGCAGCGCGCTCTTGA
- a CDS encoding GNAT family N-acetyltransferase, producing the protein MTPEFRPAGAADLDGILSLYRQLHPADPPVQDARDTFTTILERPGLQLFVLADGPAIVATTYLNVIPNLSRGGAPYAVIENVVVDEAHRGTGLGKQIMAATLQAAWDAGCYKVMLQTGSRRESTHAFYRSCGLDPEEKTAYVAHP; encoded by the coding sequence GTGACGCCCGAGTTCCGCCCGGCGGGCGCGGCCGACCTGGACGGCATCCTCTCCCTGTACCGCCAACTCCACCCAGCCGACCCGCCGGTCCAGGACGCCCGCGACACGTTCACCACGATCCTCGAACGCCCGGGTCTGCAGCTGTTCGTACTCGCGGACGGCCCCGCGATCGTCGCGACGACATACCTCAACGTGATCCCGAACCTGAGCCGCGGCGGAGCGCCGTACGCCGTGATCGAGAACGTCGTCGTCGACGAGGCACATCGCGGCACCGGCCTCGGCAAGCAGATCATGGCCGCCACACTGCAGGCGGCGTGGGACGCGGGCTGCTACAAGGTGATGCTCCAGACCGGCTCCCGCCGCGAGTCGACCCACGCGTTCTACCGCAGCTGCGGTCTCGACCCGGAGGAGAAGACGGCGTACGTCGCGCACCCGTGA
- a CDS encoding VOC family protein codes for MSLQELRFRATHLDAVRDGTKRITMRYNDPVEVGPATLVFEFDEEVRLPGRIVSTVAKRVDSVTQEEALEDGFAGAHDVIPGLSSYYPDLQPGDELLIVRFELAYPRRMHTVLDATDARGLAEFYRDLLGLRFRPGDDSDWIVLLDTDGSRQLAIQQVAELKQSTWPSPEVPMQAHLDYAVPSVEELERHRQRAEELGARVLHDRAADAGEPLYVMADPAGHPFCLLVADR; via the coding sequence ATGAGCCTCCAGGAGTTGCGCTTCCGCGCCACGCATCTCGACGCGGTCCGGGACGGTACGAAGCGGATCACGATGCGCTACAACGATCCCGTCGAGGTCGGGCCGGCGACGCTCGTCTTCGAGTTCGACGAGGAGGTCCGGCTGCCGGGGCGGATCGTGTCGACGGTCGCCAAGCGGGTCGACAGCGTGACCCAGGAGGAGGCGCTCGAGGACGGCTTCGCCGGTGCGCACGACGTCATCCCGGGGCTGAGCAGCTACTACCCGGACCTGCAGCCGGGCGACGAGCTGCTGATCGTCCGCTTCGAGCTCGCGTACCCGCGGCGGATGCACACCGTGCTGGACGCGACCGACGCCCGCGGGCTCGCCGAGTTCTACCGGGACCTGCTCGGTCTGCGGTTCCGCCCGGGCGACGACTCCGACTGGATCGTGCTGCTCGACACCGACGGCAGTCGTCAGCTCGCGATCCAGCAGGTCGCCGAGTTGAAGCAGTCCACCTGGCCGTCGCCGGAGGTACCGATGCAGGCGCACCTCGACTACGCCGTACCGTCCGTCGAGGAACTGGAACGGCATCGGCAGCGCGCGGAGGAGCTGGGCGCGCGGGTCCTCCACGACCGCGCGGCCGACGCCGGCGAGCCGCTGTACGTGATGGCAGACCCGGCCGGGCACCCGTTCTGCCTGCTGGTTGCCGACCGGTGA
- a CDS encoding endonuclease/exonuclease/phosphatase family protein — MEGEPLVRRSVGIVLAGLLPWAWFVVRDRLGVVTDVVAIVLPMLTLVVAVLVGVFGRRRRAAVAFAVSTLLVGIVATFGPWIPHGTGTVAAGRGIRVAAANIGVGELEGADTLLGLRADVLVVSEIGEPLTNRLAQSYPDHVADWKGPSIGIFSRWPLTVVEQPGPDLPGFVLRVHAPTGEFDLIATHVPRPWWTSDGSTYTRSTDTGKPYETTVAGHHRLIEQIAARVQRDDRPVVVTGDLNTTDRGRDYRVLTSHLNDAMLDHWGRPSQIGKWAALLVRIDHLMVKPGWCSGDSSWYPVPKSDHHGLISTIGPCS; from the coding sequence GTGGAGGGGGAACCGCTGGTACGGCGGTCCGTGGGGATCGTGCTCGCCGGATTGTTGCCATGGGCATGGTTCGTGGTGCGGGACCGGCTCGGTGTGGTCACCGACGTGGTCGCGATCGTGCTGCCGATGCTCACCTTGGTCGTGGCTGTCCTGGTCGGCGTATTCGGCCGGCGGCGACGGGCCGCGGTCGCGTTCGCCGTGTCGACGCTGCTGGTCGGGATCGTCGCGACGTTCGGCCCGTGGATCCCGCACGGCACCGGCACGGTCGCCGCGGGCCGCGGGATCCGGGTCGCGGCCGCCAACATCGGAGTCGGTGAGCTCGAGGGTGCCGACACTCTGCTCGGGCTGCGGGCCGACGTACTCGTCGTCTCCGAGATCGGCGAACCGCTCACCAACCGGCTGGCCCAGTCGTACCCGGACCACGTCGCCGACTGGAAGGGCCCGTCGATCGGGATCTTCAGCCGCTGGCCGCTGACCGTGGTGGAGCAGCCGGGTCCAGACCTGCCCGGTTTCGTACTGCGGGTGCACGCGCCGACGGGCGAGTTCGACCTGATCGCGACGCACGTACCGCGTCCGTGGTGGACCTCGGACGGGTCGACGTACACGCGCTCGACCGACACCGGGAAGCCGTACGAGACCACCGTCGCCGGGCACCATCGGCTGATCGAGCAGATCGCGGCCCGCGTCCAGCGCGACGACCGGCCGGTCGTGGTGACCGGTGACCTCAACACCACCGACCGAGGCCGCGACTACCGCGTCCTGACCAGCCACCTGAACGACGCGATGCTGGACCACTGGGGCCGCCCGTCCCAGATCGGCAAGTGGGCCGCGCTGCTGGTCCGGATCGACCACCTGATGGTCAAGCCCGGGTGGTGCTCCGGCGACAGCTCCTGGTATCCGGTGCCGAAGTCGGATCATCATGGGTTGATCTCCACGATCGGGCCGTGCAGCTGA
- a CDS encoding helix-turn-helix transcriptional regulator, with amino-acid sequence MSSGTTDEQRLQDLARLRRVKDRIDREYAQPLDVEALARGAHMSAGHLSREFKRAYGESPYGYLMTRRIERAMALLRRGGMSVTDVCFEVGCQSLGTFSTRFTELVGMPPSVYKDAAADATIGIPSCVAKQVTRPIRNREATPASGT; translated from the coding sequence GTGAGTAGCGGGACTACGGACGAGCAGCGCCTGCAGGACCTGGCGCGGCTGCGCCGCGTGAAGGATCGGATCGACCGCGAATACGCCCAGCCGCTGGACGTGGAGGCGCTGGCCCGGGGCGCGCACATGTCCGCGGGGCACCTGAGCCGCGAGTTTAAGCGCGCTTACGGAGAGTCGCCGTACGGGTATCTGATGACCCGCCGGATCGAGCGCGCGATGGCGCTGCTGCGGCGCGGCGGGATGAGCGTCACCGACGTGTGCTTCGAGGTCGGGTGCCAGTCGCTGGGCACGTTCAGCACCCGGTTCACCGAGCTGGTCGGGATGCCGCCGAGCGTCTACAAGGACGCCGCGGCCGACGCCACGATCGGGATTCCGTCGTGTGTCGCGAAGCAGGTCACGCGACCGATCAGGAATCGAGAAGCAACCCCGGCGTCCGGCACGTAG
- a CDS encoding VOC family protein, translated as MSLKILNSFLPHTDPEESLKFYRDLLGFEVRMDVGYEGMRWITVGPPGQPDTSIVLTPPAVDPGITEDERRTIFEMMAKGTYATVVLQTDDIDGLFERLQASDAEVIQEPVDQPYGVRDCAFRDPAGNHVRINQAR; from the coding sequence ATGAGTCTGAAGATCCTGAACAGCTTCCTGCCGCACACCGATCCCGAGGAGTCGCTGAAGTTCTACCGCGACCTGCTGGGCTTCGAGGTCCGGATGGACGTCGGGTACGAGGGGATGCGCTGGATCACGGTCGGCCCGCCCGGTCAGCCGGACACCTCGATCGTGCTCACCCCGCCGGCCGTCGACCCGGGCATCACCGAGGACGAGCGGCGGACCATCTTCGAGATGATGGCCAAGGGCACGTACGCCACCGTGGTGCTGCAGACCGACGACATCGACGGCCTGTTCGAGCGGCTGCAGGCCAGCGACGCCGAGGTCATCCAGGAGCCCGTCGACCAGCCGTACGGCGTCCGCGACTGCGCGTTCCGCGACCCGGCCGGGAACCACGTCCGGATCAACCAGGCCCGCTGA
- a CDS encoding ATP-binding cassette domain-containing protein: protein MTMSSDEHLADSHDLIRVTGARVNNLKDVSVEIPKRRLTAFTGVSGSGKSSLVFGTVAAESQRLINETYSAFVQGFMPTLARPEVDVLDGLTTAIIVDQERMGANPRSTVGTATDANAMLRILFSRIAEPHIGPPTAYSFNVPKRTATGSMTADKGAGEKKVVREQVYAGGMCPRCEGMGSVTDFDLTALYDAEKSLNEGALTIPGYSMDGWYGRIFRGSGFFNPDKPIKKYTKKELHDLLHKEPTKIKVEGINLTYNGIIPAIQRSFLSKDVDAMQPHIRAFVERAVTFTICPDCGGTRLGEEARASKINGLNIADLTAMQITDLAAWVRKLKAPSVAPLLKALGEALQSFVDIGLGYLSLDRPAGTLSGGEAQRTKMIRHLGSSLTDVTYVFDEPTIGLHPHDIQRMNELLLQLRDKGNTVLVVEHKPETIAIADHVIDLGPGAGSGGGEVVFEGTVEKLRTSGTLTGRHFDDRASVKDSLRSPASVMEIRGASLNNLQDVDVDVPLGVLTVVTGVAGSGKSSLIHGSIAGRDGVVAIDQGAIRGSRRSNPATYTGLLDPIRKAFAKANGVKPALFSANSEGACPACKGAGVIYTELGVMATVETPCEECEGKRFQAAVLEYTFGGQNIADVLAMPVSEALPFFADGDARTPAAEKILERLADVGLGYVSLGQPLTTLSGGERQRLKLATHMGEKGGIYVLDEPTTGLHLADVEQLLGLLDRLVDAGKSVIVIEHHQAVMAHADWIIDLGPGAGHDGGKIVFEGTPADLIKKPKTLTGKHLAEYVA from the coding sequence ATGACTATGAGTTCCGACGAGCACCTGGCCGACAGCCACGACCTGATCCGGGTGACCGGTGCCCGGGTGAACAACCTCAAGGACGTCAGCGTCGAGATCCCCAAGCGCCGGCTGACCGCGTTCACCGGGGTGTCGGGGTCCGGCAAGAGCTCGCTGGTGTTCGGCACCGTCGCGGCCGAGTCGCAGCGGCTGATCAACGAGACCTACAGCGCGTTCGTCCAGGGCTTCATGCCGACCCTGGCCCGCCCGGAGGTCGACGTACTGGACGGCCTGACCACCGCGATCATCGTCGACCAGGAGCGGATGGGTGCGAACCCGCGGTCCACCGTCGGTACGGCGACCGACGCGAACGCGATGCTGCGGATCCTGTTCAGCCGGATCGCCGAGCCGCACATCGGCCCGCCGACGGCGTACTCGTTCAACGTCCCGAAGCGCACCGCGACCGGCTCGATGACCGCCGACAAGGGCGCCGGTGAGAAGAAGGTTGTCCGCGAGCAGGTGTACGCCGGCGGCATGTGCCCGCGCTGCGAGGGCATGGGCTCGGTCACCGACTTCGACCTGACCGCCCTGTACGACGCCGAGAAATCGCTGAACGAGGGCGCGCTGACGATCCCGGGCTACAGCATGGACGGCTGGTACGGGCGGATCTTCCGCGGCTCCGGCTTCTTCAACCCGGACAAGCCGATCAAGAAGTACACCAAGAAGGAACTGCACGACCTGCTCCACAAGGAGCCGACCAAGATCAAGGTCGAGGGCATCAACCTCACCTACAACGGGATCATCCCGGCGATCCAGCGGTCGTTCCTGTCCAAGGACGTGGACGCGATGCAGCCGCACATCCGGGCCTTCGTGGAGCGTGCGGTGACGTTCACGATCTGCCCGGACTGCGGCGGTACCCGGCTCGGCGAGGAGGCCCGGGCGTCGAAGATCAACGGGCTGAACATCGCGGACCTGACCGCGATGCAGATCACCGACCTGGCCGCCTGGGTGCGGAAGCTGAAGGCGCCGTCGGTCGCGCCGCTGCTGAAGGCGCTCGGCGAGGCGCTCCAGTCGTTCGTGGACATCGGGCTCGGGTACCTGTCGCTGGACCGCCCCGCCGGAACGCTGTCCGGCGGTGAGGCGCAGCGGACCAAGATGATCCGGCACCTCGGGTCGTCGCTGACCGACGTGACGTACGTGTTCGACGAGCCGACGATCGGGTTGCACCCGCACGACATCCAGCGGATGAACGAGCTGTTGCTGCAGCTGCGCGACAAGGGCAACACCGTGCTGGTCGTGGAGCACAAGCCGGAGACGATCGCGATCGCCGACCACGTGATCGACCTCGGCCCGGGCGCGGGTTCCGGCGGCGGCGAGGTGGTGTTCGAGGGGACGGTCGAGAAGCTGCGCACCAGCGGGACGCTGACCGGGCGGCATTTCGACGACCGGGCCTCCGTGAAGGACTCCCTACGCTCGCCGGCGTCGGTGATGGAGATCCGCGGCGCATCGCTGAACAACCTGCAGGACGTCGACGTCGACGTACCGCTCGGTGTGCTGACGGTCGTGACCGGGGTCGCCGGGTCCGGGAAGAGTTCGCTGATCCACGGGTCGATCGCCGGCCGGGACGGCGTGGTGGCGATCGACCAGGGCGCGATCCGGGGGTCCCGGCGTTCGAATCCGGCGACGTACACCGGTCTGCTGGACCCGATCCGGAAGGCGTTCGCGAAGGCGAACGGCGTGAAGCCGGCGCTGTTCAGCGCGAACTCCGAGGGCGCCTGCCCGGCGTGCAAGGGCGCGGGGGTGATCTACACCGAGCTCGGCGTGATGGCGACCGTCGAGACCCCGTGCGAGGAGTGCGAGGGCAAGCGTTTCCAGGCGGCGGTGCTGGAGTACACGTTCGGCGGGCAGAACATCGCCGACGTACTGGCGATGCCGGTGTCGGAGGCGCTGCCGTTCTTCGCCGACGGCGACGCGCGGACGCCCGCCGCGGAGAAGATCCTCGAGCGGCTCGCCGACGTCGGCCTCGGGTACGTGTCCCTCGGCCAGCCGCTGACCACGCTGTCCGGCGGTGAACGGCAACGGTTGAAGCTGGCCACGCACATGGGGGAGAAGGGCGGCATCTACGTCCTCGACGAGCCCACCACCGGCCTCCACCTCGCCGACGTCGAGCAACTCCTCGGCCTCCTCGACCGCCTCGTCGACGCCGGCAAGTCCGTCATCGTCATCGAGCACCACCAGGCCGTCATGGCCCACGCCGACTGGATCATCGACCTCGGCCCCGGCGCCGGCCACGACGGCGGCAAGATCGTCTTCGAAGGCACCCCCGCCGACCTCATCAAGAAGCCGAAGACCCTGACCGGCAAACACCTGGCGGAGTACGTCGCCTGA